From a single Pseudomonas cremoricolorata genomic region:
- a CDS encoding TOBE domain-containing protein — protein sequence MPLPTLLTQHIARRPQRIALLQHVAEQGSITQAAKAAGISYKAAWDAIDELNNLATSPLVERSTGGRGGGGAKLSSEGRRVLDLYLRLQALQAQVLQAEQASDLDLLGRLMLRTSARNQLSGTVSLLQREGRHDRIGLTLAGGAQITALITPDSTERLDLALGNTVVALLKAGWVRLSLGDEALDPDDNCLQAQVSECLAGDDGQSEVRLHLGNGQSLCAIADSAWLQRHGIGPGSDIEALFHPSYVLIGTPL from the coding sequence ATGCCCTTGCCTACCCTGCTCACCCAGCACATCGCCCGCCGCCCGCAGCGTATCGCCCTGCTCCAGCATGTCGCCGAGCAAGGCTCGATCACCCAGGCGGCAAAAGCTGCCGGTATCAGCTACAAGGCCGCCTGGGACGCCATCGACGAACTCAACAACCTGGCCACCAGCCCGCTGGTCGAGCGCAGCACCGGTGGCCGCGGCGGCGGCGGCGCAAAACTGTCGAGCGAGGGCCGCCGAGTCCTCGATCTGTACCTGCGCCTGCAAGCGCTGCAAGCCCAGGTGCTGCAAGCCGAACAGGCCAGCGACCTCGACCTGCTCGGGCGCCTGATGCTGCGCACCAGCGCGCGCAATCAACTGTCCGGCACAGTCAGCCTGCTGCAGCGCGAAGGCCGCCACGACCGCATCGGCCTGACCCTGGCCGGTGGCGCGCAGATCACCGCGCTGATAACCCCCGATAGCACCGAACGCCTCGACCTGGCCCTGGGCAATACCGTGGTCGCCTTGCTCAAGGCAGGCTGGGTGCGGCTGTCGCTGGGCGACGAGGCGCTCGACCCCGACGACAACTGCCTGCAGGCGCAGGTCAGCGAATGCCTGGCCGGGGATGACGGGCAAAGTGAAGTACGTCTGCACCTGGGCAACGGCCAGAGCCTGTGCGCCATCGCCGACAGCGCCTGGCTGCAGCGCCATGGCATTGGCCCTGGCAGCGACATCGAAGCGCTGTTCCATCCCTCTTATGTGCTGATTGGCACGCCGCTATAA
- a CDS encoding serine/threonine protein kinase, which yields MSHPFDTLTPDLVLDAVESLGLLSDARVLALNSYENRVYQVGIEGEQPLIAKFYRPDRWSDAAILEEHRFSAELAECEVPVVAPLEFDQRSLFSHQGFRFTLFPRRGGHAPEPGNLDQLYRLGQLLGRLHAVGATRPFEHRETLTVSAFGHASLRTLLDGNYVPKELLPAFESVARDVIERVERIYAATPHAVIRLHGDCHPGNLMHRDDTYHIVDLDDCRMGPAVQDLWMMLAGNREERLGQLAELIDGYNEFHDFDPRQLALIEPLRALRQLHYSAWLARRWDDPAFPRSFPWFGQPRYWGDQILALREQCAALDEAPLKLF from the coding sequence ATGTCCCATCCATTCGATACCCTCACCCCTGATCTGGTCTTGGACGCGGTAGAGAGCCTTGGCCTGCTCAGCGACGCCCGGGTGCTGGCGCTCAACAGCTACGAAAACCGGGTGTACCAGGTGGGCATCGAAGGCGAGCAGCCGCTGATCGCCAAGTTCTACCGGCCCGATCGCTGGAGCGACGCGGCGATTCTCGAAGAACACCGTTTCAGCGCCGAACTGGCCGAGTGCGAAGTGCCGGTGGTGGCGCCGCTGGAGTTCGATCAACGCAGCCTGTTCAGCCACCAGGGCTTTCGCTTCACGCTGTTCCCGCGCCGCGGCGGCCATGCGCCGGAGCCGGGCAACCTCGATCAGCTCTACCGCCTCGGCCAGTTGCTCGGGCGCCTGCACGCTGTGGGCGCCACGCGCCCCTTCGAGCACCGCGAGACACTCACCGTGTCGGCCTTCGGTCACGCTTCGCTGCGCACCTTGCTCGACGGCAACTACGTGCCCAAGGAACTGCTACCGGCCTTCGAATCGGTGGCCCGGGACGTCATCGAGCGGGTCGAGCGCATCTACGCCGCTACCCCGCACGCGGTGATCCGCCTGCATGGCGACTGCCATCCTGGCAACCTCATGCACCGCGACGACACCTACCACATCGTCGACCTCGACGACTGCCGCATGGGCCCGGCGGTTCAGGACCTGTGGATGATGCTGGCCGGCAACCGCGAGGAACGCCTCGGGCAACTGGCCGAACTGATCGATGGCTACAACGAATTCCACGATTTCGACCCGCGCCAACTGGCCTTGATCGAGCCGTTGCGCGCGCTGCGTCAGTTGCACTACAGCGCCTGGCTGGCGCGGCGCTGGGATGACCCGGCGTTCCCGCGCAGCTTCCCCTGGTTCGGCCAGCCGCGTTACTGGGGCGATCAGATTCTCGCCCTGCGTGAACAGTGCGCCGCGCTGGATGAAGCGCCGCTGAAATTGTTCTGA
- the rarD gene encoding EamA family transporter RarD, protein MHAANPRRGYLLGLSAYVIWGLFPLYFKAIQSVPALEIILHRVLWSALFGGLMLLVWKHPGWWRELRQNPQRLAVLALSGSLIALNWLVYVWAVNSGRMLEASLGYYINPLVNVLLGMLLLNERLRRLQWLAVGLACVGVAQQVWQVGSLPWVSLALALTFGFYGLIRKKAPVAALPGLVVETWMLLPLALGWLLLHPGMGSAQPGFYLSSEALWLMAAGPVTLVPLLCFNAAARHLPYTTLGFLQYLAPTLVLAQAVWLFDEHLSPSSLVAFMFIWAALLVYSIDTWLILRKR, encoded by the coding sequence ATGCACGCCGCCAACCCGCGACGCGGGTATCTGCTGGGCCTGTCGGCCTACGTCATCTGGGGCTTGTTCCCGCTCTACTTCAAGGCCATCCAAAGCGTGCCGGCGCTGGAGATCATCCTGCATCGGGTGCTCTGGTCGGCGCTGTTCGGTGGCCTGATGCTGCTGGTGTGGAAGCACCCCGGCTGGTGGCGCGAGCTGCGCCAGAACCCGCAACGCCTGGCGGTATTGGCCCTGAGCGGCAGTCTCATCGCGCTGAACTGGCTGGTGTATGTGTGGGCGGTGAACAGCGGGCGCATGCTCGAAGCCAGCCTTGGCTACTACATCAACCCGCTGGTCAACGTGCTGCTGGGCATGCTGTTGCTCAATGAACGCCTGCGCCGCCTGCAATGGCTGGCGGTAGGCCTGGCCTGCGTCGGTGTGGCGCAACAGGTGTGGCAGGTCGGCAGCCTGCCCTGGGTGTCGCTGGCCCTGGCGTTGACCTTCGGCTTCTACGGCCTGATCCGCAAGAAGGCTCCGGTGGCCGCCTTGCCCGGCCTGGTGGTGGAAACCTGGATGCTGCTGCCGCTGGCGTTGGGCTGGCTACTGCTGCACCCCGGCATGGGCAGCGCGCAACCGGGCTTCTACCTGAGCAGCGAGGCGCTTTGGTTGATGGCGGCAGGCCCGGTGACGCTGGTGCCGCTACTGTGTTTCAACGCCGCTGCACGGCATTTGCCCTACACCACGCTGGGTTTTCTCCAGTACCTGGCACCGACGCTGGTGCTGGCCCAGGCGGTCTGGCTGTTCGATGAACACCTGTCGCCCAGTAGCCTGGTGGCGTTCATGTTCATCTGGGCTGCGTTGCTGGTCTACAGCATCGATACCTGGCTGATTCTGCGCAAACGCTGA
- a CDS encoding glycine cleavage system protein R — protein MEHLVITVIAADQAGLVERVAHCISEHQGNWLESRLSRMAGQFAGIVNVAVPSAEWDGLLTSLRALSSRGIRVQIAERGGEPSDLRQTVRMELVGNDRPGIVRDISRVLAQLAVNVERLSTQVQPAPMSNEPLFHAEAVLALPAELSLERLQQRLEGLADELMVELSVRAEG, from the coding sequence GTGGAGCATCTGGTCATCACTGTCATCGCCGCCGACCAGGCGGGCCTGGTCGAACGCGTCGCGCACTGCATCAGTGAGCATCAGGGCAACTGGCTGGAAAGTCGCCTATCGCGCATGGCCGGGCAATTCGCTGGCATCGTCAACGTGGCAGTGCCCAGCGCCGAATGGGACGGCCTGCTGACCTCGCTGCGAGCGCTGTCCAGCCGGGGCATTCGCGTACAGATCGCCGAAAGGGGCGGCGAGCCGAGCGACCTGCGTCAGACGGTGAGGATGGAACTGGTGGGTAACGACCGCCCAGGGATCGTTCGTGACATCAGCCGGGTGCTAGCGCAACTGGCAGTGAACGTGGAACGGCTCAGTACCCAGGTACAGCCCGCGCCCATGAGCAACGAGCCGCTGTTTCACGCCGAAGCGGTGCTGGCGCTGCCGGCTGAATTGTCGCTCGAGCGTTTGCAACAGCGCCTGGAAGGCCTGGCCGATGAGCTGATGGTGGAACTGAGCGTTCGCGCCGAGGGCTAA